One genomic region from Leguminivora glycinivorella isolate SPB_JAAS2020 chromosome 8, LegGlyc_1.1, whole genome shotgun sequence encodes:
- the LOC125229225 gene encoding uncharacterized protein LOC125229225 — protein sequence MRDTELSKALQNLEEEPKLETVINRVRHAEIVEANRATLNPTTQTPEVNFINKRVSAKKPIKQTGTSESCRKCGRTPKHKFADCEATNSTCKGCGLKGHWLVVCKKKKEGIEPKNYLN from the coding sequence ATGAGGGACACGGAGCTCTCGAAGGCTCTTCAAAACCTTGAAGAAGAACCAAAGCTGGAAACTGTAATCAACAGAGTCAGACATGCGGAGATCGTAGAAGCCAATAGAGCTACACTTAACCCAACAACACAGACCCCAGAAGTAAATTTCATTAATAAAAGGGTGAGTGCTAAAAAGCCCATAAAACAAACGGGAACCTCCGAATCCTGCAGAAAATGTGGACGAACACCAAAGCACAAATTTGCAGACTGCGAAGCTACTAATTCGACCTGCAAAGGCTGTGGACTAAAGGGACACTGGCTGGTTGTAtgcaaaaagaaaaaagaag
- the LOC125229224 gene encoding uncharacterized protein LOC125229224: MWTALQRFGLRHHELPALLRNAAALLRVLALDLHAGDNRRVPVIFYVTSAAVMALYVYTYHVSTYWFIWRGGGGGGGGERLFVILQVSLSISSCIGVVKLLYMYLHSGKVKKLVSGYLACDAAVARGSRMRTNVNATLRTVKKRAIIFWLIIIGNGVVYVGVPLVKPGRHLTVDGQILLGLEPMYSSPRFELANVALWASVFLTVYAPANISGFFIVVVGYSEAQMLALAQELLHLWDDAQQHYKQNRPASTQTPSCFLDISRESQAGKRKKLRTVNEYVTSRLVSIIKCHATNISLINQVQSIFRSSLAMEFTLLTCGLIAELLGGLENTFIQVPFSLAQVSMDCLTGQNLMDANKALEEAAYACGWERMHTGNRRLVLALLQNAQRPLQLSAGGVATLGHTSLMAVFKSIYSAYTALRRFTY, from the exons ATGTGGACGGCGCTGCAGAGGTTCGGGCTGCGGCACCACGAGCTGCCGGCCCTGCTGCGCAACGCGGCCGCGCTGCTGCGCGTGCTCGCGCTCGATCTGCACGCCGGCGACAACCGAC GGGTCCCGGTGATATTCTACGTGACATCAGCGGCGGTGATGGCGCTGTACGTGTACACGTACCACGTGTCCACGTACTGGTTCATctggcgcggcggcggcgggggcggTGGCGGCGAGCGGCTCTTCGTCATCCTGCAGGTCTCGCTCTCCATCAGCAGCTGCATCGGCGTCGTCAAGCTTCTTTACATGTACCTTCATAG CGGCAAAGTAAAGAAGCTGGTGTCCGGGTACCTGGCGTGCGACGCCGCCGTGGCGCGCGGGAGCCGCATGCGCACCAACGTGAACGCGACGCTGCGGACCGTGAAGAAGCGAGCCATCATCTTTTGGCTGATCATCATCGGCAACGGGGTCGTGTATGTGGGGGTGCCCCTCGTCAAGCCTGGAAGGCATTTGACTGTGGATGGTCAGATTCTTCTGG GTCTGGAGCCGATGTACTCGTCGCCGAGGTTCGAGCTGGCCAACGTGGCGCTGTGGGCCAGCGTGTTCCTGACGGTGTACGCGCCCGCTAACATCTCCGGCTTCTTCATCGTCGTCGTCGGCTACTCGGAGGCGCAGATGCTGGCCCTTGCGCAGGAGCTTCTCCACCTGTGGGACGACGCCCAGCAACACTATAAACAGAACCGGCCTGCTTCCACACAAACTCCGAGTTGTTTCCTCGATATTTCCAGAGAATCGCAAGCCGGCAAAAGAAAGAAATTGCGTACGGTTAATGAGTACGTGACAAGTCGCTTAGTGAGCATTATTAAATGCCATGCGACAAATATCAGCCTTATCAATCAAGTTCAAAGCATATTCAGAAGCTCTTTAGCCATGGAATTTACTCTGCTGACCTGCGGTCTCATAGCCGAGCTGTTGGGGGGCTTAGAGAACACGTTTATCCAGGTCCCGTTCTCGTTGGCACAAGTGTCCATGGACTGTCTCACCGGGCAGAACCTGATGGACGCGAACAAGGCGCTGGAGGAGGCGGCGTACGCGTGCGGGTGGGAGCGCATGCACACCGGCAACCGGCGGCTCGTGCTGGCGCTGCTGCAGAACGCGCAGCGGCCGCTGCAGCTGTCGGCGGGGGGCGTGGCCACCCTCGGACACACCTCGCTCATGGCGGTCTTCAAGTCCATATACTCGGCGTACACTGCTCTGCGACGATTTACCTACTGA